The DNA region AGGCTGAGCGTCGAAGCTATATCGCCAGCACGCGGCCGAAGCGGATCGAAACCTATCTCCGCAAGGAAAACATCAGCGACGAAGAAGTGCGGGAAATCCAGGACGCGGCGCGCTCGGTGCTGCCGGAGGCGATCGTCAACATCGCCGGCGTGACCTCCGAATGCCCTTGTGAAGAGGGCCCGGAATGCTCCGCGCAGGTCTGGGTAGTAGGGCACGAGCCGGGAGACACGGTCGGCCTCATGTTTTCCAGGATCGCGGGTCACTGGGGAATCGGCCTCGTGCAGGGCTGGTGGCTCAGGTATGACGAATGGCGGGCCAGCCGACCAAGCTGGGGGAATCGGGCCGAGTGGATCGCCTGGCGCAACGCGCAAGAAGCGTTATTCGCCGCCTTCCCGTCGTGTGGAATCGAATGACCTACCGGCCCCTGTATCGCAAGGTTCTCGCGGGCTCCGCCATCGCGCTCCTGCTTCTCCTCGCATTTGCCATCGGGCTGGCCTGGGCGCCGGATCGCCCCCTGGACGATCTCAAGCAGCGCTGGGCGCCGCCGCCCTCCAGCTTTGTCGAGCTCCAGGGCATGCAGGTGCACCTCCGGGACGAGGGCGCACCCGGCCGCGGGCCGCCCATCGTGTTGTTGCACGGGACGTCGGCCAGCCTGCACACGTGGGAGGGCTGGGCGCATGCATTGACGCCGCGTTACCGTGTCATCCGGGTCGATCTGCCTGGGTTTGGCCTCACTGGCCCGTTTCCGCACGATGATTACCATGTCGAACGCTACGTGGAGTTCGTGTTGGAACTCCTCGATCACCTGTCGATTCCCGAGGCGGTTATCGGCGGCAACTCGTTGGGCGGCCAGGTTGCCTGGCAGACGGCTGTGGAGGCGCCCGAGCGGGTGGCCGGCCTGGTCCTGGTGAACCCAGCCGGGTTTCCGCTGGCGCCCGATTCGGTGCCGGTTGGTTTCCGCATCGCCCGGATCCCGTGGTTGCAGCCGCTGATGACGCGCCTTCTGCCGAGAAGCATGATCGAGTCCAGCCTGCGGAGCGTGTACGGCGATCCTGCCCGCGTGACGGACGCGCTGGTCGATCGCTATTACGACCTGGCGCTTCGCGAGGGCAATCGCCGCGCCCTGGGGCTGCGCCTGGAACAGGCCACTGCGCCCGAAAGCCCCACCGAGCGTCTTGGCAGCATCAGGCAACCGACCCTGATCCTGTGGGGCGGCCGCGACCGTCTGATTCCGCCGGCCACCGCACTGGAATACGAGCGCGCCATCGACCACAGTCGGCTGGTGGTGTTCGAGGAGCTCGGGCACGTGCCGCACGAGGAAGACCCGGAGACCACCGTCGCCGTCGTCATGCAATTTCTCGAAGAACGGGTCGTCCCTCGAAAGGCCGGCGAGTCCGCGCGCGATACACCGACGCCAGAGATGGGCGCCGCCCTCAGTGGTCCGGCGGCGCCCCCGGAATCCTGAGCGGCACGGGCAGCACATCGGCCGGCGCAGCACAGCACAGCAGTAGATCGTTTTGCCTTCCTGCATCGCGCGCAGGGTAAGCACGCCCTTCGCAAACGCTCGTTGCCGACCATCGGCGCGCCGGCTGGATTAATAAATGCCAGCCGGCGCGCCCATCCTGGGCGTCCCTACCGGGCAGTGCACCCCACCAATGGTCGAGATCCAAAGAACCATTGGATGGGGTTGGGCACTCTAGAACTCCGCCCACTCCTCGCCGACGTCAGCGACGGCGGTCGGCTTGGGCGCCTTGCGGGCCGGGGCCCTGGCTGCGCTGCCGTTGCTCCCGGCCGCGCCGTTGGCCTTGGCGACGCTCGCTTTCGGCGCCGGCGCCCTGGCCGGCGTGCTGCGCGGTGCGGCGATGCCGGAGAGCTTGGCGTCGTCGATGCGGAACACGGAGACGGCCTGGGCGAGACCATGGGCCTGGTCCTCGAGGGAGGAGGCGGCCGC from Wenzhouxiangella sp. XN24 includes:
- a CDS encoding alpha/beta hydrolase; its protein translation is MTYRPLYRKVLAGSAIALLLLLAFAIGLAWAPDRPLDDLKQRWAPPPSSFVELQGMQVHLRDEGAPGRGPPIVLLHGTSASLHTWEGWAHALTPRYRVIRVDLPGFGLTGPFPHDDYHVERYVEFVLELLDHLSIPEAVIGGNSLGGQVAWQTAVEAPERVAGLVLVNPAGFPLAPDSVPVGFRIARIPWLQPLMTRLLPRSMIESSLRSVYGDPARVTDALVDRYYDLALREGNRRALGLRLEQATAPESPTERLGSIRQPTLILWGGRDRLIPPATALEYERAIDHSRLVVFEELGHVPHEEDPETTVAVVMQFLEERVVPRKAGESARDTPTPEMGAALSGPAAPPES